Proteins from a genomic interval of Chryseobacterium indologenes:
- a CDS encoding glutamate decarboxylase, with the protein MLYAIKSAISRIAPESQREGIPNNLVVMVNEGGHYCVEHICSLLGIGATNCLRVPINAEGKMNMTALEQLLAIQVEKGNRIAAIICCGGTTINFCCDETLLVSQLVDRFVDDHQLDYRPYLHLDSVIGWIYFTLLRESETEIRNLGIPASILNKFLEVRKRFLGLTSFDSFGVDFHKDGLCPYSSSFFISRNSNCFNMLTQGNYTYGSQDLEFEQFRAYRYTLENSRPSQGILASWIMLKKLGRNGLLQYLVKLHKAQSRLIKKMEHRNLFKVLNSSSLGWEIVFSIDFTMLLSAERENFDAHQVAMAFMQRCWDKVNKGEVFPFFSIVPDYKTDHNSDHKTTAFLLYPMQTDLSSASIDKILNDITNEVIAFQKEIIVNSKKFDYAYFRKTYTLKIILCRK; encoded by the coding sequence ATGCTTTATGCAATAAAGTCTGCTATTTCCAGAATAGCTCCTGAATCTCAACGAGAAGGCATCCCCAATAATTTAGTAGTAATGGTAAATGAGGGAGGCCATTATTGTGTGGAACACATTTGCAGTTTATTGGGGATAGGTGCCACTAACTGTTTAAGAGTGCCCATAAATGCTGAGGGTAAAATGAATATGACAGCACTTGAGCAACTGCTTGCAATTCAAGTTGAAAAAGGGAACCGCATAGCTGCTATAATTTGTTGCGGAGGGACTACTATTAATTTTTGTTGTGACGAAACTTTATTAGTAAGCCAATTGGTGGACCGTTTTGTGGATGATCACCAATTAGACTATCGTCCTTATCTTCATCTAGATAGCGTTATCGGATGGATTTACTTTACACTTTTGAGGGAATCAGAGACAGAAATTAGAAACTTAGGAATTCCCGCTTCTATTTTAAATAAATTTTTAGAGGTCAGGAAAAGATTTCTAGGTTTAACGTCTTTTGATTCTTTTGGTGTTGATTTCCATAAAGATGGCTTATGCCCTTACTCTAGCAGTTTTTTTATTAGTAGAAATTCAAACTGTTTTAATATGCTTACACAAGGTAATTATACCTATGGCAGCCAAGATTTAGAGTTCGAACAATTTAGAGCATATCGTTACACGCTTGAAAATTCGCGCCCGTCTCAGGGGATTTTAGCGAGTTGGATTATGTTAAAAAAGCTGGGAAGAAATGGATTATTACAATATTTGGTAAAACTTCATAAGGCCCAGAGTCGCCTGATAAAAAAAATGGAACACCGGAATCTATTTAAGGTGCTCAATTCCTCATCTCTGGGATGGGAAATAGTGTTTTCTATTGATTTTACAATGCTTTTATCAGCAGAGAGAGAAAATTTTGATGCTCATCAGGTAGCCATGGCTTTTATGCAAAGATGTTGGGATAAGGTTAATAAGGGAGAAGTGTTTCCTTTTTTTAGTATTGTACCGGATTACAAAACCGACCATAATTCCGACCATAAGACGACTGCATTCTTACTTTACCCCATGCAAACAGATCTTAGTTCAGCCAGTATCGATAAAATTTTAAATGATATCACCAATGAGGTTATAGCCTTTCAAAAAGAAATCATAGTAAATTCTAAAAAGTTTGACTACGCGTATTTTAGAAAAACCTATACGTTAAAAATAATTTTATGCAGAAAATAG
- a CDS encoding winged helix-turn-helix transcriptional regulator: MGLTKSEIFTDEQNTLASAFKVLGHPARVAILQHIINQKACICNDLVDELGLAQATISQHLKELKSLGIIQGTVEGKSVCYCIDHTVWKEIQNNFNSFFNQEVKVSNCCS; this comes from the coding sequence ATGGGACTTACAAAATCGGAAATATTTACGGATGAACAGAACACATTAGCTTCGGCATTTAAAGTTTTGGGCCATCCAGCTAGAGTTGCGATCCTTCAGCATATTATCAATCAAAAAGCGTGTATTTGTAATGATCTGGTTGATGAACTGGGATTGGCTCAGGCGACAATCTCACAGCATTTAAAAGAGCTAAAAAGTCTGGGTATTATACAGGGTACAGTAGAAGGTAAATCTGTTTGTTATTGTATCGATCATACTGTATGGAAAGAAATTCAGAATAACTTTAATTCATTCTTTAATCAGGAGGTGAAAGTGAGCAATTGCTGCTCATAA
- a CDS encoding winged helix-turn-helix transcriptional regulator: MNLRRDVFQAIADPTRRSILMLVAAQSMTAGAIASNFDTARPTVSKHLQILTECELLRSEQNGREIIYHLNPNKMKEIADFIEPFRKMWDEKFNKLESVMKAYQNLKKE, encoded by the coding sequence ATGAATTTAAGAAGAGATGTTTTTCAGGCAATCGCAGACCCTACCAGAAGATCTATATTGATGCTGGTGGCTGCACAATCTATGACTGCAGGAGCCATTGCTTCCAATTTCGATACCGCAAGACCTACCGTTTCCAAACACCTTCAGATCCTTACAGAATGTGAACTGTTGAGATCTGAACAGAACGGCCGTGAAATTATTTACCACCTAAATCCCAATAAAATGAAAGAAATAGCCGATTTTATAGAGCCGTTCCGCAAAATGTGGGATGAGAAGTTCAATAAGCTTGAAAGTGTGATGAAAGCGTATCAGAACTTGAAAAAAGAGTAA
- a CDS encoding DoxX family protein: protein METSNTSEKRKKIIYWIFTLWMALGMVSTAIVQLLKNKDELANFTNLGYPSYLMTILGVWKLLGVIAILIPKRLLLKEWAYAGFFFVMSGAVISHLIVGDPAGRTFPAVLLLALVLISWYFRPSSRKISISNN from the coding sequence ATGGAAACATCAAACACATCAGAAAAACGAAAAAAAATCATCTACTGGATCTTTACCTTGTGGATGGCGCTCGGTATGGTTTCTACTGCCATCGTTCAGCTTTTGAAAAATAAAGATGAACTTGCCAACTTTACCAATTTAGGCTATCCTTCCTATCTCATGACCATCTTAGGTGTTTGGAAACTGCTGGGCGTTATAGCCATCCTTATTCCAAAACGATTACTATTGAAAGAATGGGCTTATGCCGGTTTTTTCTTTGTAATGTCGGGAGCCGTTATTTCCCATCTTATCGTTGGAGATCCTGCGGGAAGAACCTTCCCTGCCGTCTTATTGTTGGCCTTAGTTCTTATTTCGTGGTATTTCAGACCTTCCAGCAGAAAAATTTCTATCAGTAACAATTAA
- the arsB gene encoding ACR3 family arsenite efflux transporter — MQPKLKFLDRYLTLWIFLAMIVGIGLGYFLPAISNVTNSLSVGTTNIPLAIGLILMMYPPLAKVDYTVLPSVFKDKKTIVISLFLNWMVGIVLMFGLAVLFLRNDPEYMAGLILIGLARCIAMVIVWNDLAKGNREYAALLVALNSIFQVFTYSFLVWLFINILPRKLGLADFNVNVSIRNVTESVLIFLGIPFLAGFVSRYTLVKTKGIEWYNRKFIPKISPITLYSLLFTIVLMFSLKGNKIVELPLDVIKVAIPLVIYFVLMFFLSFFINKSLKVPYDKNISVAFTATGNNFELAIAVSIAVFGIHSPQAFVGVIGPLVEVPVLILLVRSSLWLKNRYYN, encoded by the coding sequence ATGCAACCAAAACTAAAATTTCTTGATCGTTACCTGACTTTATGGATATTCCTGGCAATGATTGTGGGAATTGGATTAGGATATTTCTTACCCGCTATTTCAAATGTTACGAACAGTTTATCAGTGGGTACTACAAATATTCCTCTGGCCATAGGTTTAATATTGATGATGTATCCCCCTTTAGCAAAAGTAGATTACACGGTACTGCCAAGCGTTTTTAAAGACAAAAAAACAATTGTAATCTCTTTATTTCTCAATTGGATGGTTGGCATCGTATTGATGTTTGGATTGGCTGTACTTTTCTTACGGAACGATCCCGAGTATATGGCAGGTCTAATTTTGATCGGTTTGGCCCGATGTATTGCCATGGTGATTGTCTGGAATGACCTGGCAAAGGGAAACAGAGAATACGCTGCCTTATTGGTGGCATTAAATAGTATTTTTCAGGTTTTTACCTACAGTTTCCTGGTATGGCTGTTTATCAATATATTACCTCGTAAATTAGGATTGGCAGATTTCAACGTCAATGTATCTATCCGTAATGTAACTGAAAGTGTATTGATCTTTTTAGGTATTCCTTTTTTAGCAGGCTTTGTAAGTCGTTATACGTTAGTCAAGACGAAGGGTATTGAATGGTACAACCGGAAATTTATACCGAAAATATCTCCCATTACGCTCTACTCTCTCCTGTTTACTATCGTCCTGATGTTTAGTCTGAAAGGTAATAAAATAGTAGAATTACCTTTGGATGTAATAAAAGTGGCGATTCCTTTGGTGATTTATTTTGTTTTGATGTTTTTCTTGAGCTTTTTTATCAATAAATCGCTTAAGGTTCCTTATGATAAAAATATATCTGTCGCTTTTACCGCAACAGGAAATAACTTTGAATTGGCAATCGCCGTCTCTATTGCAGTGTTTGGCATCCATTCACCACAAGCATTTGTTGGTGTTATTGGTCCATTGGTGGAAGTTCCGGTACTTATATTGCTTGTACGTTCAAGTCTTTGGCTGAAAAATAGGTATTACAACTAA
- a CDS encoding aminotransferase class I/II-fold pyridoxal phosphate-dependent enzyme, whose amino-acid sequence MQKIEKQINCTEECHQKDAFAILDTLTRAYEEQIKEGASRHSIINLSIGNPDLTPNILWIKKLSEHIQNPELHGYAKFNTEINDTLKNKFATYHKRRFSKSQENPSLDYKEEVLDILGSKEGIFYSLFSILQSGDKILIPDPSYPVYNSVAELLGAEVVKINLKSNGNPDLDNITREDAVAAKVLVLCSPGNPTTHVVTEDCLREVIAFCKKYEILLILDLAYVQIAFDDNDLPPSVLAIEGGKEVAIELHSLSKSCSLAGWRIGFIAGNKTIIEKIAKIKSSIDFGLFLPLQMVTIEILDQLEVESDLQKAVYEERLEFWISSMAEIGWLIPKPKAGFFLWTKLPDTFLKKDDDIAFVEQLFKDTGVLITPGSGFGKAGAGYVRIALVQDLSQLKIASCRIKSWLSK is encoded by the coding sequence ATGCAGAAAATAGAAAAACAAATTAATTGTACAGAAGAGTGTCACCAGAAAGATGCTTTTGCTATTTTAGACACCTTGACAAGAGCTTATGAAGAACAAATAAAGGAAGGGGCCAGCAGACATTCTATAATTAATCTATCTATTGGAAATCCAGACTTAACTCCCAATATCCTTTGGATCAAAAAATTGTCTGAGCATATACAGAACCCAGAGTTGCATGGTTATGCTAAATTTAATACTGAAATTAATGACACTTTAAAAAATAAGTTTGCAACCTACCACAAGCGCCGTTTTTCAAAATCGCAGGAGAATCCTTCATTAGATTATAAAGAGGAAGTACTGGATATACTGGGAAGTAAAGAAGGTATCTTTTATAGTTTATTTTCAATACTTCAATCAGGAGATAAAATTCTAATTCCCGACCCTTCGTATCCTGTATACAACAGCGTTGCCGAATTATTAGGTGCAGAGGTGGTAAAAATCAATCTCAAATCAAATGGAAACCCTGATCTTGATAATATTACCCGAGAAGATGCCGTTGCCGCTAAGGTATTAGTTCTGTGTTCCCCAGGCAACCCTACAACACATGTAGTAACTGAAGACTGCCTACGGGAAGTGATCGCTTTCTGTAAAAAGTATGAAATTTTACTTATACTAGATCTTGCCTATGTGCAAATAGCTTTTGATGATAATGACTTGCCTCCAAGCGTATTAGCTATTGAAGGAGGTAAAGAAGTTGCCATTGAATTACATAGTTTGAGTAAGTCGTGTAGTCTAGCGGGCTGGAGGATAGGGTTTATAGCCGGAAATAAAACGATAATTGAGAAGATAGCCAAAATTAAATCCAGTATTGATTTTGGTTTGTTTTTACCCTTACAAATGGTAACAATTGAAATCCTTGATCAGCTAGAAGTAGAAAGCGATCTTCAGAAAGCGGTTTATGAGGAGAGGCTTGAGTTTTGGATTTCCAGCATGGCCGAAATAGGATGGCTAATTCCAAAGCCCAAAGCCGGTTTTTTCCTTTGGACGAAATTACCTGATACTTTCTTGAAAAAAGATGATGATATAGCCTTTGTGGAACAACTTTTTAAAGATACCGGGGTATTGATAACACCAGGTTCCGGCTTTGGGAAGGCAGGAGCCGGGTATGTAAGAATTGCATTGGTACAAGATTTATCTCAGCTAAAAATAGCCAGCTGTCGTATTAAATCATGGTTGAGTAAATAA
- a CDS encoding DUF4256 domain-containing protein: MKNRQLTPEQRELLLTTLESRFGKNMSRHETLKWDKIKAKLQAHPEKLWSLYQMEETEGEPDVVDYHQKTDEYIFFDCSPESPKRRSLCYDYQAWNARKANKPESNVIDTAAEMGIELLTEEQYRKLQELGKFDQKTSSWVHTPPQIRELGGAIFCDRRYNTVFMYHNGADSYYAARGFRGCLRV, from the coding sequence ATGAAAAACAGGCAATTAACACCCGAACAAAGGGAATTACTTTTAACAACCTTAGAATCCCGTTTCGGAAAAAATATGTCCCGCCACGAAACCCTTAAATGGGACAAAATAAAGGCAAAACTACAGGCCCATCCTGAGAAATTATGGTCGTTATACCAAATGGAAGAAACAGAAGGTGAACCTGATGTAGTCGATTACCACCAGAAAACTGACGAATATATTTTCTTTGACTGTTCCCCGGAAAGTCCAAAACGACGCAGTCTCTGCTACGACTACCAGGCCTGGAATGCCCGCAAAGCCAACAAACCGGAAAGCAATGTCATTGATACCGCAGCCGAAATGGGAATTGAACTGCTCACAGAAGAACAATACCGCAAGCTTCAGGAATTGGGTAAATTTGATCAGAAAACGTCAAGCTGGGTGCATACGCCACCCCAAATAAGGGAATTAGGAGGTGCTATTTTTTGTGACAGACGATATAACACGGTATTTATGTATCACAATGGAGCAGATTCTTATTATGCTGCGAGAGGTTTTAGAGGATGTTTAAGGGTGTGA
- a CDS encoding Tn3 family transposase: MLDGYMSPELRRKFTAGLNIGKDRNTLARAVYFNRSGEVVRERNFKNQ, translated from the coding sequence ATGCTTGATGGGTACATGAGTCCGGAACTCAGGCGGAAATTTACCGCGGGACTTAATATAGGTAAAGACAGAAATACTTTGGCAAGAGCTGTATATTTTAACAGGTCTGGAGAAGTTGTTAGAGAACGGAACTTTAAAAATCAATAG
- a CDS encoding helix-turn-helix transcriptional regulator, with protein sequence MIDTDMQNKKIHQGRNIKRFREMLGIKQEALAFELGDDWNQKKISLLEQKETVESDILAQVAKILKVPAEAIENFDEEQAVNIIANTFHEGSVANNSGYFNCTFNPLDKMVELYERMLEQQKEMIEKLERLIEKK encoded by the coding sequence ATGATTGACACAGATATGCAAAATAAAAAAATACATCAGGGTAGAAATATAAAACGTTTCCGTGAAATGCTGGGCATTAAACAGGAAGCCTTAGCTTTTGAACTGGGTGATGACTGGAACCAGAAGAAAATCTCTCTTTTAGAACAGAAAGAAACCGTAGAATCTGATATCCTGGCGCAGGTAGCGAAGATTTTGAAAGTTCCGGCAGAAGCGATTGAGAATTTTGATGAGGAACAGGCGGTGAATATTATAGCCAATACATTTCATGAAGGTTCAGTTGCTAACAACTCTGGTTATTTTAATTGTACTTTTAATCCTCTTGATAAAATGGTAGAGCTTTATGAGCGTATGCTTGAGCAGCAGAAAGAGATGATTGAGAAGTTGGAAAGGTTGATTGAGAAGAAATAA
- a CDS encoding type I addiction module toxin, SymE family, producing MKEIVIRGKYKIVSIRNLTVSHKSFERAYRRLVFFPEIRLAGKWLLECGFEPGDHVVVTVRRNQITLEKEMNYEEM from the coding sequence ATGAAAGAAATAGTTATTCGGGGCAAATATAAGATCGTGTCCATTAGGAACCTTACGGTTTCCCATAAATCATTTGAAAGAGCATACAGAAGGCTGGTTTTCTTCCCGGAAATCCGGCTGGCAGGGAAGTGGCTGCTGGAGTGTGGCTTTGAACCGGGAGATCATGTGGTGGTGACGGTTCGTAGAAATCAGATTACATTAGAAAAGGAGATGAATTACGAAGAGATGTAA
- a CDS encoding VOC family protein yields MKPKMIWANLAVADLDRTQKFYTELGFKPNGAHISKELVSFFVAGNEFIIHFFLKSVIENNLKMLHFNNPQDTNEIIFTLSAESEDQADQWAEEVRNAGGKIISEPESFGDHYYGFVFADPDGHKFNVFHM; encoded by the coding sequence ATGAAACCAAAAATGATCTGGGCCAATCTGGCAGTAGCCGATCTGGACCGAACACAGAAATTTTATACCGAACTCGGATTCAAGCCCAACGGGGCTCATATTTCGAAAGAATTGGTAAGCTTCTTTGTAGCAGGAAATGAATTTATCATCCATTTTTTTCTGAAAAGCGTTATTGAAAACAATCTCAAGATGTTACACTTTAACAATCCTCAGGATACCAATGAAATTATATTCACCCTTTCCGCTGAGTCTGAAGATCAGGCAGATCAGTGGGCCGAAGAAGTCAGAAATGCCGGTGGAAAGATTATTTCAGAACCTGAAAGTTTTGGAGACCATTATTACGGATTCGTTTTTGCCGACCCAGATGGCCATAAATTCAATGTATTTCATATGTAA
- a CDS encoding efflux RND transporter periplasmic adaptor subunit, producing MQFKILSIYSLVIALVLSSCSGKKEEEKTVYENTTFRKNTENTVHLTEKQMQSVGVTTITIQDRNMEKLVRLNGKAEIAPSHISSVSSIMGGHIKSINVINGSHFRKGQVLAVVEDPQFIQLQQDYLVTKAQLEAARLNFNRQKDLNTSKASSDKTMQTAQADYSTLSATLKGLEEKLRIIGINTKGLSTGNIRSKINIYAPFTGFVSKILVNNGQYINPADTLFELIDPSGLLLELKVFENDMNDVKAGQEIIVYNNQNPDVKSNAKIVSVVPSIETGGSATAIAKLSSINSQFVKGMYINAEVNISSRFTQGLPNEAVVSFENKTYVFEDLGKSNYKMVPVITGISDDQFTEIIKADFLKNKKIVQKGAYSLLMMLKNKAE from the coding sequence ATGCAATTTAAAATACTATCAATATACAGCCTTGTTATAGCACTTGTTTTATCTTCATGCTCAGGAAAAAAAGAAGAGGAAAAAACCGTATATGAAAACACTACATTCAGGAAAAATACAGAAAATACAGTTCATCTGACAGAGAAACAGATGCAATCTGTAGGAGTGACAACCATCACAATTCAGGACAGAAACATGGAAAAACTCGTACGCCTGAACGGAAAAGCGGAAATTGCGCCATCTCATATCAGCTCGGTTTCCAGTATTATGGGCGGACATATAAAATCGATTAATGTCATCAACGGAAGTCATTTCCGAAAAGGGCAGGTCCTGGCTGTGGTAGAAGATCCCCAGTTTATTCAGCTACAACAGGACTATCTGGTGACGAAAGCACAGCTTGAGGCAGCACGCCTTAACTTCAACCGTCAAAAAGATCTCAATACAAGCAAAGCAAGCAGTGACAAAACAATGCAGACAGCCCAGGCAGACTATTCAACGCTGAGTGCTACGTTAAAAGGGCTTGAAGAAAAACTGAGAATTATCGGCATCAATACCAAGGGATTAAGTACCGGGAATATCAGAAGCAAGATAAATATTTATGCTCCGTTTACAGGATTCGTAAGCAAAATCCTGGTCAATAACGGACAGTACATCAACCCGGCTGATACATTATTTGAACTGATCGACCCCAGCGGATTACTTTTAGAATTAAAGGTTTTTGAAAATGATATGAACGATGTCAAAGCTGGACAGGAAATTATCGTTTACAATAATCAGAATCCTGATGTAAAATCCAATGCCAAAATTGTTAGCGTGGTTCCAAGCATTGAAACAGGCGGTTCTGCGACGGCAATTGCAAAGCTTTCCTCCATAAACTCCCAATTTGTGAAAGGGATGTATATCAATGCGGAAGTTAATATCAGCAGCCGTTTTACTCAGGGACTTCCGAATGAAGCAGTTGTTTCTTTTGAAAACAAAACATATGTATTTGAAGATCTCGGAAAATCAAACTATAAAATGGTTCCTGTAATAACCGGAATTTCGGATGATCAATTCACAGAAATTATTAAAGCTGACTTCTTAAAGAATAAAAAAATTGTACAAAAAGGAGCGTACAGCCTTCTGATGATGCTCAAAAATAAAGCAGAATAA
- a CDS encoding SMI1/KNR4 family protein has product MEETLQTLDSHLQKLRPDFYRNLLSPLQDKDIQRLETRYNTRIPDDLKAFYQWKNGQESSCYESFLNNSLFIPLEEALDIAEELTSMIGSDFEIENWWNEEWIPIFHNGGGSYICYDQKGIFIGNQGQILEFWNRDSDRNVIAGSLEEFLNALNAYYTIRYNKESDELISIETDGKEFPKRFIAG; this is encoded by the coding sequence ATGGAAGAAACTCTTCAAACATTGGATTCTCATCTTCAAAAACTGAGACCGGATTTTTACAGAAATTTACTTAGTCCTTTACAGGATAAAGACATTCAAAGACTTGAAACCCGGTATAATACACGGATTCCTGATGATCTGAAAGCTTTTTATCAATGGAAAAACGGGCAGGAGAGTAGCTGCTATGAGTCTTTTCTGAACAATTCTTTGTTTATTCCTTTAGAAGAGGCACTGGATATTGCAGAAGAGCTTACTTCTATGATAGGCAGTGATTTCGAAATTGAAAACTGGTGGAATGAAGAATGGATTCCAATTTTTCACAATGGAGGTGGAAGTTATATCTGCTATGATCAGAAAGGAATTTTCATAGGAAATCAGGGACAAATTCTTGAGTTTTGGAACCGGGATTCCGACAGAAATGTGATTGCGGGCAGTCTTGAGGAGTTTTTAAACGCTCTAAATGCTTATTATACAATTCGATACAATAAAGAATCAGATGAATTAATCAGTATTGAAACGGACGGGAAAGAATTTCCAAAGCGATTTATTGCCGGGTAA
- a CDS encoding protein-tyrosine-phosphatase translates to MYKSLIEIINSLRDHQHITHDRKIVLQPLIEFIQGKIDRQVDVNLNFICTHNSRRSHLSQIWAQTAAKYYQIPNVYCYSGGTEETALYPKIAETLNDQGFTIFKISNTDNPVYAVKYSDNDLPIIGFSKKYDNPFNPISDFAAIMTCSQADSGCPFIAGAEKRIPVTFEDPKVSDNTPEETKVYASRSLEIAAELFYVFSMIKK, encoded by the coding sequence ATGTATAAGAGTTTAATAGAAATCATAAACAGTCTTCGTGATCATCAGCATATCACACATGATCGCAAAATTGTATTACAGCCGTTAATCGAGTTTATCCAGGGCAAAATTGACCGTCAGGTGGATGTAAACCTCAATTTTATCTGCACTCACAATTCACGTAGAAGTCATTTGTCACAAATTTGGGCACAAACTGCAGCAAAATATTATCAAATTCCAAATGTATATTGCTATTCAGGAGGAACAGAGGAAACGGCATTGTATCCTAAAATTGCTGAAACACTGAATGATCAAGGTTTTACTATTTTTAAGATTTCCAATACTGATAATCCTGTTTATGCAGTAAAATACAGTGATAATGATTTACCGATAATTGGATTTTCAAAAAAATATGATAATCCATTCAATCCGATATCTGATTTCGCGGCCATTATGACCTGCTCTCAGGCAGATTCCGGTTGCCCCTTTATTGCAGGAGCTGAAAAAAGAATACCTGTCACCTTTGAAGACCCTAAGGTTTCTGATAACACACCGGAGGAAACTAAGGTGTACGCTTCAAGAAGTTTAGAAATTGCAGCTGAGCTCTTCTATGTCTTTTCAATGATAAAAAAATAA
- a CDS encoding YdcF family protein, with the protein MKFLLDFLFRALQLFAEPYFLLFLAAVTIYLLRKKTQRKNLRLGIGISVVLITIFIGNGFLGKLTSGYLQKDYIHNAEIKTTATQNPVIVVLGGGIVDFDHTEKLHTMSYSRLVTAYQLYHEYKKNNQPCTLLISGKGRGHTSEAELFSENFKKMGVPDSDIIKEDKSMNTYQNAKYSSEILAKKSPSVVYLVTSGFHMKRSVALFQTFGIKPVPQASDFIDTEITLFPNSYNAAFTFVMLKEIVGTGQVQLYNMLGINK; encoded by the coding sequence ATGAAATTTTTACTGGACTTTTTATTCCGTGCTTTACAGCTTTTTGCTGAACCTTATTTTTTGTTATTTCTTGCAGCCGTTACCATCTATCTGCTGAGAAAAAAAACTCAACGTAAAAATCTGAGACTGGGAATCGGTATATCAGTGGTTTTAATCACCATTTTTATAGGGAATGGTTTTCTGGGGAAACTAACCTCGGGATATCTGCAAAAGGATTACATTCATAACGCTGAAATAAAAACCACAGCCACTCAGAATCCTGTTATTGTAGTTCTGGGCGGTGGGATTGTAGATTTTGACCATACAGAAAAGCTGCATACGATGTCTTATTCCAGGCTCGTCACAGCCTATCAATTGTATCATGAATACAAGAAAAATAATCAGCCTTGTACGCTATTAATTTCCGGAAAGGGAAGAGGGCATACCAGTGAAGCAGAATTGTTCAGCGAAAATTTTAAAAAGATGGGAGTACCGGATTCCGACATCATAAAGGAAGATAAAAGTATGAATACGTATCAAAATGCCAAATATTCCAGTGAGATCCTGGCAAAGAAATCGCCCTCCGTGGTATACCTGGTGACTTCAGGTTTTCATATGAAAAGATCTGTTGCTTTGTTTCAGACATTTGGAATAAAACCTGTTCCACAGGCATCAGATTTTATAGATACAGAAATAACCTTATTTCCTAACAGCTATAATGCGGCCTTTACATTTGTTATGCTTAAAGAAATTGTGGGTACAGGACAGGTACAATTATACAATATGCTGGGAATAAATAAGTAG
- a CDS encoding SRPBCC domain-containing protein encodes MELKTKIHAEDGKQEIFIIREFDLPVELLFKAYTEAELFEQWMGTKVIKMENKQHGSYRFETSNSSGEVVFSANGTIHDIVPNEKIIRTFQMENTPFPVQIEFLEFEKLTDTTSKITIQTIYKSVDFRDQHLKMPFAQGINRAHDRLQEMFKEREK; translated from the coding sequence ATGGAACTAAAAACAAAAATACACGCAGAAGACGGCAAACAGGAAATCTTCATCATCAGAGAATTTGATCTTCCTGTCGAACTTCTTTTCAAAGCTTATACAGAAGCTGAACTCTTCGAACAATGGATGGGCACCAAAGTCATAAAGATGGAAAACAAACAACATGGCAGTTACCGTTTTGAAACCTCTAATTCCTCTGGAGAAGTAGTTTTCAGCGCCAACGGAACTATTCATGATATCGTTCCCAATGAAAAAATTATCCGGACTTTTCAGATGGAAAACACCCCTTTTCCGGTTCAGATTGAGTTTTTAGAATTTGAAAAACTAACGGATACCACCAGCAAAATCACAATCCAAACCATTTACAAATCTGTAGACTTCAGAGACCAGCACCTGAAAATGCCTTTTGCACAGGGAATTAATAGGGCGCATGATCGTTTACAGGAAATGTTTAAAGAGAGGGAAAAATAA